CAACAATATCGATCCGAACGCCCGCCATTGCATGGCATCGGCCGTGACCGGCTTCATGCGCACCTTCGGCATGGATGAGCCGATGGGCTGCTACGACGACTTCGAGAACGCCGACGCCTTCGTGCTCTGGGGCTAGACGGGGGCTGCGCCGCTGTCCGACGCGGAACTGGATGCCCGCGTCCACGCGCTGTCGCAGCAGCTGCGCTGCCTGGTGTGCCAGAACCAGACGCTGGCCGACTCGAACGCCGATCTGGCGGTCGACCTGCGGCGGCAGATGCGCGCGCAACTGGCACAGGGCGCCAGCGATACGGCCATCAAGGAATACCTGGTGCAGCGCTATGGTGATTTTGTGCTTTACGATCCGCCGTTCAAGCGGTCGACGTGGTTGCTTTGGTTGGGGCCGTTTGGATTGTTGGTGGGGGTGGCTGGCTGGCTTTGGTGGAGATGGAGGCGCCTGCCCTCACCCCGGCCCCTCTCCCGCTTGCGGGAGAGGGGAGCAAACCGGCGGGAGAGGGGAGCGAGCCAGCGGGAGAGGCTGCTCGAGGCCTTCGGCGCGGCGGCGCGGCAGGCAGCCGGCACCGCCACGGCGAAATAGCCGGAACTCGTCGAACTACGATTCCAGACACCTCCCATTCTCGGAAAATTCCGATGCCAGTGACGTGTCGTGCGCATGCTCCTGATCTGGCCGCATTCGCACTGTCCGCAACTTGTCGGGGGACAAGTGACAAGCCAATGAATCGCTGCACAATGCCGCGACTTTGGATGACGGCCTTGGCCAGTACGAAAATGACGGACACCCACCACGCACCGCCGGACGCCGCGCCGCTCAGGAGGGCGCCGCAGCGCAGGCGTCTCGCCGTCGCCCTGCCCGTCCGCCCGCCCGAGAGCCACCACGCCCCCTGCCCCTCCGGCATATCAATACCACCCACCTGCGCCGCTTCGTCATGCTCATGCAGCACGAATCCGCCATCGCGGCGGAGCGCCACACGGGCATCCGTGCGGCCTGCATCCACTACGCGATCCGCCGGCTCGAAGACCGGCTCGGCACCACGCTGTTCCTGCGCGAAGCCGCGTCGATGCAGCCCACGGCCGCGGCGCGCCGGCTGTATCCGTGCGCCATCCGGCTGCTGTCGATGTGGGACACCCTGGTGGCCGAATCCGCCGCCGCCAGCAAAAGGGCCATCCGGCACCCATCGGGTGGCGCGGGACAAACATCGTAGAATGGCCATTGGCTTGCATTCTGAGGATCAACCCATGGCCGACCGCGATGGTCTGCATCACAAGACGTTCCTGCTGTTGCTGGCGATGGTCACCATCGCATTTTTCTGGATTCTGCTGCCTTTCTACGGCGCGGTGTTCTGGGGCGCCGTGCTGGCGATCATCTTTGCGCCGCTGCAGCGCAGGCTGGTGAAGGCGCTGCGGGGCCGCAACAACCTGGCGGCGCTGCTCACCCTGCTGCTGGTGCTGCTGCTGGTGATCCTGCCGATGATCGTGATCACGATGTCGCTGATCCAGGAAGGCGTCAGCCTCTACGACAACATCCGCTCGGGCCAGCTCAACTTCGGCCACTATTTCCAGTCCGCCGCCGATGCGCTGCCGCCGTTCGTGCGCGACATGCTGGCGCGCGCCGACCTGGCCAGCATTTCCGACGTCAAGGACAAGCTCAGCGCCAGCGCGCTGGCGGCCAGCCAGGTCGTGGCCACGCGGGCGCTGAGCATC
This region of Cupriavidus sp. EM10 genomic DNA includes:
- a CDS encoding cytochrome c-type biogenesis protein gives rise to the protein MSDAELDARVHALSQQLRCLVCQNQTLADSNADLAVDLRRQMRAQLAQGASDTAIKEYLVQRYGDFVLYDPPFKRSTWLLWLGPFGLLVGVAGWLWWRWRRLPSPRPLSRLRERGANRRERGASQRERLLEAFGAAARQAAGTATAK
- a CDS encoding LysR family transcriptional regulator, coding for MDDGLGQYENDGHPPRTAGRRAAQEGAAAQASRRRPARPPAREPPRPLPLRHINTTHLRRFVMLMQHESAIAAERHTGIRAACIHYAIRRLEDRLGTTLFLREAASMQPTAAARRLYPCAIRLLSMWDTLVAESAAASKRAIRHPSGGAGQTS